One region of Deinococcus aerius genomic DNA includes:
- a CDS encoding O-antigen ligase family protein produces the protein MRLRLAAVLEGLALALACLTVMWGPLAQGSTFGWGMSGLVLLGCLTLAVTLLALSVRGQVRVSNPWWLAAALAFLAWVWASTGWAPYKWEAFRWAGVWTAVIGTAVSLHLLARTRRRQMVVLTVMVLTGAAALALAYLQTRGVFVPGFEYYPGAGTRVVTGPYFNPSHFSGFLIPVAALLTSLILFTRPHLHTLALAGLLVALHWLNLKTDSSSIPAVLLATGLPFLVWVWTKQRVVGSILTALALISALAVGVFFLQPAGQQWFAAHQQQMGLHRDWGSFLAQRRATWRYGREMWRQHPLTGVGIGQLSSESPIYRGPERQIGEGIDRGTVNYAHSDSLQLLAELGLPGLGITLLTLLLPLFGRHPNSVTLVWWTTIPAVLFVGLFDAHATAIPGTAAILFALGSLAAVRRATRTVVAQPTSAFPTLTRGAQQGIEVHAPHSI, from the coding sequence GTGAGGCTGCGTCTCGCCGCCGTCCTCGAAGGGCTGGCCCTCGCCCTCGCCTGCCTAACCGTCATGTGGGGGCCGCTCGCGCAGGGGAGCACCTTCGGCTGGGGCATGAGCGGGCTGGTCCTCCTGGGCTGCCTGACCCTCGCCGTCACCCTGCTCGCGCTGAGCGTGCGGGGCCAGGTTCGCGTGTCCAATCCCTGGTGGCTCGCCGCCGCGCTCGCCTTTCTCGCCTGGGTCTGGGCGAGCACGGGCTGGGCGCCGTACAAGTGGGAGGCCTTTCGCTGGGCGGGCGTGTGGACGGCGGTGATCGGCACGGCGGTCAGTCTGCACCTGCTGGCGAGGACCCGGCGCCGGCAGATGGTGGTCCTGACGGTCATGGTGCTGACGGGTGCCGCCGCGCTAGCCCTCGCCTACCTGCAAACGCGCGGCGTGTTCGTGCCGGGCTTCGAGTATTACCCTGGCGCTGGCACCCGAGTCGTCACTGGCCCCTACTTCAACCCCAGCCACTTCAGCGGCTTCCTGATCCCGGTCGCCGCCCTGCTGACCAGCCTGATCCTGTTCACGCGTCCGCACCTGCACACGCTGGCGTTAGCGGGGTTGCTGGTGGCGCTGCACTGGCTGAACCTGAAGACGGACAGCAGCAGCATTCCGGCCGTGCTGCTTGCCACGGGGCTGCCCTTCCTGGTGTGGGTGTGGACGAAACAGCGTGTGGTGGGCAGTATCCTCACGGCGCTCGCCCTAATAAGCGCGTTGGCCGTAGGCGTGTTTTTCCTCCAGCCCGCCGGACAACAGTGGTTCGCCGCACATCAGCAGCAGATGGGCCTGCACCGTGACTGGGGGTCATTTCTGGCTCAGCGCCGAGCCACATGGCGTTACGGACGGGAGATGTGGCGGCAGCATCCTCTAACGGGCGTCGGCATCGGTCAGTTGTCCAGCGAATCCCCAATCTACCGAGGTCCAGAGCGCCAGATCGGGGAGGGCATAGACCGGGGTACTGTGAATTACGCTCACAGCGACAGCTTGCAGCTTCTCGCTGAACTCGGTCTTCCCGGCCTCGGGATCACGCTTTTAACACTGCTTCTGCCCCTGTTCGGCCGCCACCCCAACTCGGTCACGCTCGTCTGGTGGACGACCATTCCCGCCGTATTGTTTGTCGGCCTCTTCGATGCCCACGCCACTGCGATTCCGGGTACGGCGGCAATTCTCTTTGCTCTAGGCAGTTTGGCCGCTGTTCGTCGGGCTACGCGGACGGTGGTGGCTCAGCCCACTTCGGCTTTCCCTACTTTAACGCGGGGGGCGCAGCAAGGCATCGAGGTACACGCCCCACACAGCATTTGA
- a CDS encoding glycosyltransferase family 4 protein: MKLLYVITLAEHGGAQAHVRTLLACMREQAELALATSAEGWLTQQARALGVPVYLVPELVQPLSPGKDIRAVHALHQLLRQLKPDLVHLHSSKAGLLGRIAARLAGIPAVFTAHGWAFTEGASANRRRLAIWSERLAAPLATRIISVSGYDTELAGRCRVGHSGQVVTIHNGIPELAGGRTQPDSPSSCRVVMTARFAPPKDQAALIRAVAQVPEIRLTLIGEGELLPAAQALAAELGIQDRVTFLGARSDVPELLCQADVFALISNYEGFPISILEAMRAGLPVIASDVGGVREAVQPGVNGLLVPRADEAALVSALRTLATDEQRRRAMGAASRERFVEEFTDDAMSNAVWGVYLDALLRPPR; encoded by the coding sequence GTGAAACTTCTATACGTCATCACCCTCGCCGAACATGGTGGGGCACAAGCCCATGTGCGAACGCTGCTTGCTTGTATGCGCGAGCAGGCAGAACTTGCCCTCGCCACCTCTGCGGAGGGCTGGCTCACCCAGCAGGCTCGCGCCTTGGGCGTGCCCGTCTACCTTGTACCCGAGCTGGTACAGCCTCTGTCACCGGGCAAGGACATTCGAGCAGTACACGCGCTGCATCAACTGCTCCGCCAACTGAAGCCTGATCTTGTCCACCTGCATTCTTCAAAGGCTGGTCTGCTGGGACGGATAGCGGCCCGGCTGGCGGGTATACCGGCCGTCTTCACGGCTCATGGATGGGCCTTTACGGAAGGAGCGTCGGCCAACCGGCGCCGCCTAGCCATCTGGTCGGAGCGATTGGCCGCCCCACTCGCCACTCGCATCATCTCAGTGTCCGGGTACGACACGGAACTGGCAGGCCGCTGCCGCGTGGGTCACTCAGGCCAGGTGGTGACGATTCATAACGGCATTCCAGAACTGGCGGGGGGCAGGACCCAGCCAGACAGTCCTAGTTCTTGCCGAGTAGTAATGACTGCGCGTTTCGCTCCCCCCAAGGATCAGGCCGCGCTCATTCGCGCTGTGGCCCAGGTGCCCGAGATACGACTCACGCTGATCGGCGAGGGCGAACTTCTGCCCGCAGCACAGGCACTGGCCGCAGAACTCGGGATACAGGACCGCGTCACGTTCCTGGGAGCGCGTTCCGATGTCCCGGAACTTCTTTGCCAAGCGGACGTATTCGCCCTGATTTCCAACTATGAAGGATTCCCCATCAGCATTCTGGAAGCAATGCGCGCTGGCCTGCCTGTTATCGCAAGTGACGTGGGTGGAGTGCGCGAGGCAGTGCAACCAGGGGTGAATGGCCTGCTCGTACCCCGAGCGGATGAAGCGGCCCTCGTGTCTGCGTTGAGGACTCTAGCAACAGATGAACAGAGACGCCGGGCAATGGGCGCAGCGTCCCGCGAGCGATTCGTCGAGGAATTTACGGACGACGCAATGTCAAATGCTGTGTGGGGCGTGTACCTCGATGCCTTGCTGCGCCCCCCGCGTTAA
- a CDS encoding O-antigen ligase family protein encodes MPGVGSLSIGKLGLLVSILLIALTLIGEKEVTTSRKAMLLITPFVLWFLYISLSSLWSPNQDGASRYVVLSGFNLLSLLIALKAGQNRSHAKALIFSIIAVSLGFALVDFSFDYRPHISRQYNFTNEVVGIFPNSISLGFTLASVLPGILLYIINKGAINIRLGVTAILSILVIFLTGSRSSLISSALSTIIMYSICRTQRRTRTILISSILLVVGFIFGEHIYSSILPAPIAAKISTIPQLLSNDGGFDATARGKAVQFGLEYFKSNPIIGYGSAAVEYMFQDIPELAVESNINAHNWWLENAINGGIISLTLFLLGYLNVLINIIIAFRKDFSLLNCILAGYIVAFPMLVFGPGSITNLPFPWILLGLAVARIVNESAEDTKHTHSVLRA; translated from the coding sequence ATGCCTGGCGTGGGTTCTCTCTCAATAGGAAAGCTAGGATTATTAGTATCAATACTTTTGATTGCACTGACTTTAATAGGCGAGAAGGAAGTAACCACGAGTAGGAAGGCCATGCTTTTAATAACACCTTTCGTGCTCTGGTTTTTGTACATATCACTATCTTCCCTTTGGTCTCCCAATCAAGATGGGGCAAGCAGGTATGTAGTGTTAAGTGGATTCAATCTTTTATCGCTGCTTATAGCTCTAAAAGCCGGACAAAACCGCTCTCATGCCAAAGCCTTGATATTCTCTATCATTGCAGTTTCCCTTGGTTTTGCATTAGTAGATTTTTCCTTCGACTACAGACCACATATATCTCGACAATATAATTTTACGAACGAGGTTGTAGGCATATTCCCAAACTCAATATCTCTGGGATTTACTCTAGCCTCCGTTTTACCGGGAATATTACTATATATAATCAACAAGGGAGCAATAAACATTAGGCTCGGCGTAACAGCCATACTGTCAATTTTAGTAATTTTTCTCACAGGTTCACGATCTTCCCTTATTTCATCCGCACTCAGCACCATTATTATGTATTCTATATGCAGAACCCAAAGGCGCACCCGTACAATACTTATATCGTCCATACTACTAGTTGTGGGCTTCATTTTCGGAGAACATATCTACAGCTCCATCCTTCCTGCGCCCATTGCCGCAAAGATTTCAACTATACCACAACTACTATCAAATGATGGGGGCTTCGACGCAACAGCGAGAGGCAAAGCTGTACAATTTGGCTTGGAATACTTTAAGAGTAATCCAATTATAGGATATGGATCAGCGGCTGTTGAATATATGTTTCAAGACATTCCCGAATTAGCGGTAGAGAGTAACATAAATGCACATAATTGGTGGCTGGAGAACGCAATAAATGGAGGCATCATATCATTAACTCTATTCTTATTAGGCTATCTCAATGTACTCATCAATATAATAATTGCTTTTAGGAAAGATTTTTCCCTACTGAACTGTATACTAGCAGGATACATCGTTGCGTTTCCCATGTTGGTTTTTGGTCCTGGATCAATAACAAATTTACCATTTCCCTGGATTCTTTTAGGTCTTGCCGTCGCTAGGATCGTCAATGAGAGTGCTGAAGACACAAAGCACACTCATAGTGTGCTGAGGGCTTAG
- a CDS encoding glycosyltransferase family 4 protein — MKVAIVMYGKDIKGGGGAERRFARVWRHLINHNDIYLIINKGLGNDLRLIGAINESSSHNLIELEESSSLSYCIKVLRILIAKKIQVVHFPLPQFKLLPLYIMLPKNIAFVHTIALSAFAHRVKTPLATSILSRFLWLKADALDALYASFLDNCDRNIKDKVHVTPCSFTDYDKFKPSASKKNIIVFSGRLIDEKNPLLFTEALHQIYTNGNQDWTAYIAGDGPLKDAVENSIIEYGLSSHIVVGRQANIESILAESKVFVSIQKTENYPSQALLEAMASENFVIATNVGETGRLVISEFTGVLINQSPSALAFEIQKALQDEAHRKTIAENGSKLVKEKHTIDMFANYLLDLWKNTI, encoded by the coding sequence ATGAAAGTTGCGATTGTTATGTATGGTAAAGACATCAAAGGGGGTGGGGGAGCAGAAAGACGTTTTGCACGAGTTTGGAGGCACCTGATTAATCATAACGACATTTACCTTATTATTAATAAAGGTTTAGGGAATGATCTTCGCTTAATAGGAGCAATAAATGAATCCTCCTCGCACAATTTAATTGAATTAGAAGAAAGCAGTTCTTTATCTTACTGCATCAAGGTTCTCAGGATACTGATTGCTAAGAAGATTCAGGTGGTCCATTTTCCGCTTCCACAATTCAAACTACTCCCATTGTATATAATGCTTCCAAAAAATATTGCTTTCGTTCACACCATAGCTCTTAGTGCTTTCGCTCATAGAGTAAAAACTCCCCTAGCCACCTCCATATTGAGTCGATTTCTCTGGCTCAAAGCAGACGCTCTAGATGCTCTGTATGCTTCATTTCTTGATAATTGTGATCGAAATATAAAGGATAAGGTTCACGTAACACCTTGCTCCTTTACTGATTACGATAAATTCAAGCCAAGTGCGAGCAAGAAAAATATAATTGTATTCAGTGGAAGGCTTATAGATGAAAAAAACCCATTGCTATTTACAGAAGCACTTCATCAAATATACACAAACGGTAATCAAGACTGGACGGCCTATATAGCTGGAGATGGCCCACTTAAAGATGCCGTTGAAAATAGTATAATCGAATATGGGTTATCCAGTCATATTGTAGTTGGTCGCCAAGCAAATATTGAAAGTATACTTGCGGAGTCAAAAGTATTTGTATCGATTCAAAAGACCGAGAATTACCCTTCACAAGCATTGTTAGAAGCAATGGCATCAGAAAATTTTGTTATTGCTACTAATGTGGGCGAAACAGGCCGTCTTGTAATTAGCGAATTTACAGGTGTCCTTATAAATCAGTCTCCCAGCGCCTTAGCTTTTGAAATACAAAAGGCCCTACAGGATGAGGCACACAGGAAAACAATAGCAGAGAATGGTTCCAAGTTAGTCAAAGAAAAGCACACAATCGATATGTTTGCCAATTACCTATTAGATCTTTGGAAAAACACGATATGA
- a CDS encoding glycosyltransferase yields MKRLIEVGEITNDVLFFKQYVPKFIARYNPRWQEIESLPHEYIFDGIKVETREIISLPKNSSHWMACLQMRSIIRSKIRQNNYNIIHAHFAYPYGLAAALAGKDCGVPVVITCHGSDINTLPKRTIDAQIGVRLALTTSDKVITVSRALSESVKSIVSRSVEVIYNGVDPSVVNVEKLERIIYVGNLIKTKGIRDLITAFKKSNATNLVLVGDGEEREFIETQAKLLPAGKSIVLLGKLENMVVRKEIAMSQILILPSYSEGLPTVIMEAMMEGVPVVSTNVGGIPEIAHHNQNALLVGVGNSDELAMAINRLLEDIELREEFSDRSLRYAERNLNSVEAAKSILNIYRSLLK; encoded by the coding sequence GTGAAAAGGTTAATTGAGGTAGGCGAAATTACTAATGACGTTTTATTTTTCAAACAGTACGTCCCAAAATTCATTGCGAGATATAACCCAAGATGGCAGGAGATCGAAAGCCTACCGCATGAATATATATTCGATGGTATTAAGGTTGAAACTCGAGAAATTATCAGCTTGCCAAAAAACTCATCGCACTGGATGGCTTGCCTACAAATGCGAAGTATAATTCGATCCAAAATTAGGCAAAATAATTACAATATAATTCACGCTCATTTCGCCTATCCGTATGGTCTGGCCGCCGCATTAGCAGGCAAAGATTGTGGAGTCCCTGTAGTAATCACCTGTCATGGTTCAGACATTAATACTTTACCCAAAAGAACCATTGATGCGCAAATAGGGGTTCGTCTAGCTTTAACCACATCAGACAAAGTTATAACAGTAAGTCGCGCTCTTTCTGAGTCTGTAAAATCTATAGTAAGCCGATCAGTGGAAGTTATATATAATGGTGTTGATCCATCAGTAGTTAACGTCGAAAAGCTTGAGCGAATTATATACGTTGGCAATCTTATAAAGACAAAGGGCATAAGAGATTTAATTACTGCTTTTAAAAAATCTAACGCGACAAATCTCGTACTAGTCGGGGATGGGGAAGAAAGAGAATTTATAGAGACTCAAGCAAAATTACTTCCTGCCGGCAAAAGCATTGTCCTACTTGGCAAATTGGAGAATATGGTAGTACGCAAAGAGATTGCGATGTCCCAAATTCTGATACTCCCAAGTTACTCAGAGGGCCTGCCAACGGTTATCATGGAGGCAATGATGGAGGGCGTTCCAGTTGTTTCAACCAATGTAGGGGGGATCCCTGAAATTGCTCACCATAATCAAAATGCACTGCTCGTTGGCGTTGGCAACAGTGATGAGTTAGCTATGGCAATCAACCGTTTATTAGAGGATATAGAGCTACGAGAGGAGTTCTCGGATAGATCGCTAAGATATGCAGAGCGCAATCTGAATTCAGTAGAAGCCGCAAAAAGCATACTCAATATATATAGGAGTCTTTTGAAATGA
- a CDS encoding DegT/DnrJ/EryC1/StrS family aminotransferase: MTSTDITRIPILDLSPEIDELWDELNAAIQRVMRSGHFIMGPDVLAFEQEAAAYLGVKHAVGVNSGTDALIIGLRALGIGPGDEVITTPFTFFATAESISSVGATPVFADIDPRTYNIDPARIREQITPRTRAIMPVHLYGNPCAMDEIMAIAEEHGLLVIEDCAQSFGARYKGKQTGTIGHVGAYSFFPSKNLGAFGDGGLLVTNDDRVAELARMLRAHGSRKKYHNEMLGYNSRLDTIQAAILRVKLPHIDRWNKGRRQVAATYNELLKDVPGIVTPELSEGHVFHQYTICLTEADRDEVQQRLEEQGIGTMVYYPVPQNELPIYKNMNAPVKNSLSTSKMVLSLPIWPSLAIYAQDVIVGNLVAALIIED; the protein is encoded by the coding sequence GTGACCAGCACCGACATCACCCGGATTCCCATCCTCGACCTCTCCCCGGAGATCGACGAGCTGTGGGACGAACTCAACGCCGCCATCCAGCGGGTCATGCGCTCGGGGCACTTCATCATGGGGCCCGACGTTCTCGCCTTCGAGCAGGAGGCCGCCGCCTACCTCGGCGTAAAACATGCTGTGGGTGTCAACAGCGGCACGGACGCCCTGATCATCGGCCTGCGCGCCCTGGGTATCGGCCCCGGCGACGAGGTCATCACGACGCCCTTTACCTTCTTCGCCACCGCCGAGAGCATCAGCAGCGTGGGGGCTACCCCGGTCTTTGCGGACATTGATCCCCGCACGTACAACATCGATCCCGCCCGGATTCGGGAGCAGATCACCCCGCGCACCCGGGCAATCATGCCCGTCCACCTGTACGGCAACCCCTGTGCTATGGACGAGATTATGGCCATCGCCGAGGAGCACGGCCTGCTGGTGATCGAGGATTGTGCGCAGTCCTTCGGCGCACGGTACAAGGGTAAGCAGACGGGCACCATCGGCCATGTCGGCGCCTACTCGTTCTTCCCCAGCAAGAACCTGGGCGCGTTCGGGGACGGCGGCCTGCTGGTCACGAATGACGACCGGGTGGCCGAGCTGGCGCGGATGCTGCGTGCTCACGGCTCGCGCAAGAAGTACCACAACGAGATGCTGGGGTACAACAGCCGCCTCGACACCATTCAGGCGGCGATTCTGCGTGTGAAGCTGCCGCATATCGACCGCTGGAACAAGGGGCGCCGCCAGGTGGCCGCCACGTACAACGAACTGCTGAAGGACGTGCCCGGGATCGTGACTCCCGAACTGAGCGAGGGGCACGTGTTCCACCAGTACACAATCTGCTTGACCGAAGCCGACCGCGATGAGGTGCAGCAGCGGTTGGAGGAACAGGGGATTGGGACAATGGTGTATTACCCAGTGCCTCAGAATGAACTCCCTATTTATAAAAATATGAATGCTCCTGTGAAAAACAGCCTTAGTACCAGCAAGATGGTGCTCAGTCTACCAATATGGCCAAGTCTTGCCATTTATGCGCAGGATGTCATCGTAGGTAATTTAGTTGCCGCGCTCATAATTGAAGACTAA
- a CDS encoding acyltransferase, with product MGWWKHESAYVDEGATIGTGTKVWHFSHVMPGAVIGERCSLGQNVFVANSVTIGNGVKIQNNVSVYEGVILEDYVFCGPSMVFTNVRTPRSEFPRNTSADYTVTRVGRGASIGANATIVTGVTLHEGAFVAAGAVVTKDVPAYAMVAGVPARQIGWMSASGDILDFSQGDTVTDSTGHTYQKISDTEIRRLA from the coding sequence ATGGGGTGGTGGAAGCACGAGAGCGCCTACGTGGACGAGGGCGCGACCATCGGCACGGGCACCAAGGTTTGGCACTTCAGCCACGTCATGCCGGGCGCCGTCATCGGTGAACGTTGCTCGCTGGGGCAGAACGTCTTCGTGGCAAACAGCGTGACCATCGGCAATGGCGTCAAGATTCAGAACAACGTCAGCGTGTACGAGGGCGTGATCCTGGAGGATTACGTCTTCTGCGGCCCGAGCATGGTCTTCACCAACGTCCGCACGCCGCGCAGCGAGTTTCCCCGCAACACCAGCGCGGACTACACCGTGACCCGGGTGGGGCGGGGGGCGAGCATCGGTGCCAATGCCACCATCGTGACCGGAGTGACGCTACACGAGGGGGCCTTCGTGGCTGCCGGTGCAGTCGTCACAAAGGACGTGCCCGCATATGCGATGGTGGCAGGCGTGCCTGCTCGTCAGATCGGCTGGATGAGCGCCAGCGGTGACATCCTGGACTTTTCCCAGGGCGATACGGTCACCGACAGCACCGGCCACACCTACCAGAAGATCAGCGACACCGAAATCAGGAGACTCGCGTGA
- a CDS encoding Gfo/Idh/MocA family oxidoreductase — translation MTRFALVGASGYIAPRHLKAIKDTGSELAAALDPFDSVGILDSYFPQAEFFTQPEIFERYLYDAQRQGEGVNYVSICSPNYLHDAHIRMAMRAGADALCEKPIVLNPGDIAALKEVEAETGRRVWTILQLRAHAALEALKARLDGEGGGKREVDLSYITSRGTWYLRSWKGRVEQSGGLATNIGVHFYDMLAWMFGRIEHVEVHQRTDTVCAGYLELERARVRWFLSIDPTYIPTELSAKGQRTYRSITIDGQEIEFSEGFTDLHTEVYRRTLAGQGFSLDDTYEAIATVARIRCAPLVSPAAETGHRFLRS, via the coding sequence GTGACCCGTTTCGCTCTCGTCGGCGCCTCCGGCTACATCGCGCCGCGTCATCTCAAGGCGATCAAGGACACCGGGAGTGAGCTCGCGGCGGCCCTCGATCCCTTCGACTCGGTCGGCATCCTCGACTCCTACTTCCCGCAAGCGGAGTTCTTCACGCAGCCTGAGATTTTCGAGCGTTACCTCTACGACGCCCAGCGCCAGGGTGAAGGTGTGAACTACGTCAGCATCTGCAGCCCCAACTACCTGCACGACGCGCACATCCGCATGGCAATGCGGGCGGGCGCGGACGCCCTGTGCGAGAAGCCCATCGTCCTGAACCCGGGCGACATCGCCGCGCTCAAGGAGGTGGAGGCGGAGACGGGGCGCCGCGTCTGGACCATCCTGCAACTGCGGGCACACGCTGCCCTCGAAGCCCTCAAGGCACGGCTCGACGGGGAGGGGGGCGGCAAGCGGGAGGTCGACCTCTCGTACATTACCAGCCGGGGCACCTGGTACCTGCGGAGCTGGAAGGGCCGGGTGGAGCAGAGCGGCGGCCTGGCCACCAACATCGGCGTGCATTTCTACGACATGCTCGCCTGGATGTTCGGGCGCATCGAGCATGTGGAGGTCCACCAGCGGACGGACACCGTCTGTGCGGGCTACCTGGAACTCGAACGCGCCCGCGTGCGCTGGTTCCTCTCCATCGACCCGACCTATATTCCGACCGAGCTGAGCGCGAAGGGGCAACGGACGTACCGGTCCATCACGATCGACGGGCAGGAGATCGAGTTCAGCGAGGGCTTCACCGACCTGCACACCGAGGTCTACCGCCGCACGCTGGCGGGCCAGGGCTTCAGCCTGGACGACACCTACGAGGCCATCGCCACCGTCGCGCGGATTCGCTGTGCCCCGCTCGTCTCCCCTGCTGCCGAAACCGGCCACCGCTTCCTGAGGTCCTGA
- a CDS encoding nucleotide sugar dehydrogenase: MTNVLEVSHAAALIGRIENRTARIGVIGLGYVGLPFLVEKAKVGFHVTGIDRNPERAAKVARGENYIGDVQDEDLRDIVARGLVSTSTSFEVVADLDVLVICVPTPLDINLSPDLSYVRHVTAEIARRLRPGQLISLESTTYPGTTEEVMKPILEAGGLRAGVDFFLAHSPERVDPGNARYTTKNTNKVVGGNDPASLEVALAFYRQTIDHVVSVSSAKAAEMVKVYENTFRAVNIALANEIALLCDRMGISVWEVLDAAFTKPFGIMPFYPGPGVGGHCIPLDPHYLEWKAREYNFQTHFIALAGETNRKMPEFVVDKAARVLNAHRKPLNGSNVLLLGMAYKSDLDDYRESPALEIYKLLARAGANVTFHDSWTPEVREHGVEASGVDLSDEVLEAADLVIITTKHSDVDYARVVDKAQAILDTRYATRGLSSEKVALL, from the coding sequence ATGACAAATGTGCTTGAAGTCAGTCACGCGGCTGCCCTGATCGGGCGGATTGAAAACCGCACGGCCAGGATCGGTGTTATCGGTCTGGGGTACGTGGGCCTCCCCTTCCTCGTGGAAAAGGCCAAGGTCGGCTTTCACGTCACCGGGATCGACCGCAACCCCGAGCGGGCCGCGAAGGTGGCACGAGGCGAGAATTATATCGGCGACGTTCAGGACGAGGACCTGCGGGACATCGTCGCGCGGGGGCTGGTGTCCACTTCCACGAGCTTCGAGGTGGTGGCCGACCTCGACGTACTCGTGATCTGTGTGCCCACCCCGCTCGACATCAACCTCAGCCCGGACCTGAGCTATGTGCGCCACGTCACCGCAGAGATCGCCCGGCGCCTGCGCCCCGGCCAGCTCATCAGCCTGGAAAGCACAACCTACCCCGGCACGACCGAGGAGGTCATGAAGCCCATCCTGGAAGCGGGCGGGCTGCGGGCAGGTGTGGACTTCTTCCTGGCGCACTCGCCAGAGCGAGTTGACCCCGGCAATGCCCGGTACACGACCAAGAACACCAACAAGGTGGTGGGTGGCAACGACCCCGCGAGCCTGGAAGTCGCTCTGGCGTTCTACCGGCAGACCATCGACCACGTCGTGTCAGTGAGCAGCGCCAAGGCCGCCGAGATGGTCAAGGTGTACGAGAACACCTTCCGCGCAGTGAATATCGCCCTGGCGAACGAGATCGCCCTGCTGTGCGACCGGATGGGGATCAGCGTCTGGGAGGTGCTGGACGCGGCGTTCACCAAGCCGTTCGGCATCATGCCCTTCTACCCCGGCCCCGGTGTGGGCGGGCACTGCATCCCGCTCGACCCGCACTACCTGGAGTGGAAGGCGCGCGAGTACAACTTCCAGACGCACTTCATCGCTCTGGCGGGGGAAACGAACCGGAAGATGCCGGAGTTCGTGGTGGACAAGGCGGCGCGCGTGCTGAACGCCCACCGCAAGCCGCTGAACGGCTCCAACGTGCTGCTGCTCGGCATGGCCTACAAGAGTGACCTGGACGATTACCGAGAGTCGCCCGCCCTGGAGATCTACAAGCTGCTGGCACGGGCCGGGGCAAACGTGACGTTCCACGACTCGTGGACGCCGGAGGTCAGGGAACACGGCGTCGAGGCGAGCGGCGTCGACCTCTCGGACGAGGTGCTGGAGGCGGCCGATCTCGTCATCATCACCACCAAGCACAGCGATGTGGACTATGCGCGCGTGGTGGACAAGGCCCAGGCCATTCTGGATACCCGGTACGCCACCCGGGGCCTGAGCAGCGAGAAAGTGGCTCTGCTGTGA